The stretch of DNA GCTCGCGTTGGCGCTGCGAGGCCTGGGCGAGGGTCTTTTTTTCGCGCGAAGTGAGGCTGTTGAGCCCCTGCTGATGCACCTTGGCCAGGATGCGGTCGATCTCCTGGCGGTCGTCGGCGCGATTTTGCATCTTGCGCTTCCACGAGCTGCCCCCGCCCCGGCGCAGCGATTGCCACGCCCGCTCCAGGGCCGGCACGGCGTACACCCACGCCGCCCCCGCCAGCGCCCCGCCCAGGTGCGCCGCGTCGGCGACCCTGCCGGTCGAGCCGCGCCCCGCCAGACCGGAAAGCACCTGGAACGCCGACCACGCCACGAAAACAGCCGCCACCACCCGGATGGGCACCGGAATGATGATCAACAGCAGCCGCACGTGCGGAAACAGAAGCGCGCAGGCCACCACGATCGCCAGGACCCCTGCCGAGGCCCCGATCACGGGGGCCGACGAGACCGCCACGTGGAACAGCCCGCCGGCGGCGCCGCAGATCAGGTAAAACGCCAGGAACCGCCGCGGGCCCCAGGCGCTCTCAAGCATCATCCCCACGAAGTACAGCCCCAGCATGTTAAATGCCAGGTGCCACTCGTCAGTGTGCAGGAACTGGAACGAGAGGAACCGCCACACCTGCCACGCCTGCTTGGCCGACAGGACCAGTGCATCTTGAACGTGGGGATAGCTCTTCTTCAGGACAACCTGCAGGACGAACATCGCCCCGTTGGCGATCAACAGGATCAGAACCATTC from Planctomycetaceae bacterium encodes:
- a CDS encoding rhomboid family intramembrane serine protease, whose product is MMGLSNRPYWRGGGGGPMSLAFPRPSRMVLILLIANGAMFVLQVVLKKSYPHVQDALVLSAKQAWQVWRFLSFQFLHTDEWHLAFNMLGLYFVGMMLESAWGPRRFLAFYLICGAAGGLFHVAVSSAPVIGASAGVLAIVVACALLFPHVRLLLIIIPVPIRVVAAVFVAWSAFQVLSGLAGRGSTGRVADAAHLGGALAGAAWVYAVPALERAWQSLRRGGGSSWKRKMQNRADDRQEIDRILAKVHQQGLNSLTSREKKTLAQASQRQREQDRDVYKA